The proteins below come from a single Ruegeria sp. THAF33 genomic window:
- the scpA gene encoding methylmalonyl-CoA mutase, which produces MTDTKDWKALAEKELRGRPLDDLTKETLEGIAVKPLYTQEDTAGLPHMGSLPGFGPFTRGVKATMYAGRPWTIRQYAGFSTAEESNAFYRRNLAAGQQGVSVAFDLATHRGYDSDHPRVVGDVGKAGVAIDSVEDMKILFDGIPLDQVSVSMTMNGAVIPILANFIVAGEEQGHDKSVLSGTIQNDILKEFMVRNTYIYPPEPSMRIISDIIEYTSNEMPKFNSISISGYHMQEAGANLVQELAYTLADGREYVRAATQGGMDVDKFAGRLSFFFAIGMNFFMEIAKLRAARTLWHRVMTEFGAKSERSKMLRTHCQTSGVSLQEQDPYNNVIRTAYEAMSAVLGGTQSLHTNALDEAIALPTDFSARIARNTQLVLQEETGVTDVVDPLAGSYYIESLTNELIEKAWALMEEVEEMGGMTKAVASGMPKLRIEESAARRQAMIDRGEEVIVGVNKYRKEQEDPIDILDVDNVAVREAQVARLERIRATRDEAACQQALDALTKAAQEGGNLLAAAVEAARARASVGEISMAMEKEFGRHRAEVKTLAGVYGAAYEGDEGFAAIQKSIEEFAEAEGRRPRLLVVKMGQDGHDRGAKVIATAFADIGFDVDVGPLFQTPAEAAQDAVDNDVHVVGISSQAAGHKTLAPQLVEELKKAGAEDIIVICGGVIPQQDYQFLYDHGVKAIFGPGTNIPEAAQDILRLISEARG; this is translated from the coding sequence ATGACCGACACCAAGGATTGGAAAGCGCTGGCCGAGAAAGAGCTGCGCGGACGTCCGCTGGACGACCTGACCAAAGAGACGCTGGAAGGCATTGCGGTCAAACCGCTCTATACGCAGGAAGACACCGCCGGTTTGCCGCATATGGGTTCGCTGCCGGGCTTTGGTCCGTTTACACGCGGTGTGAAGGCCACGATGTATGCGGGCCGTCCGTGGACGATCCGTCAATATGCGGGCTTTTCGACTGCCGAAGAATCCAACGCCTTCTATCGCCGCAACCTGGCGGCGGGCCAGCAGGGTGTTTCGGTTGCCTTCGACCTGGCCACCCACCGCGGCTATGACAGCGACCACCCGCGTGTCGTCGGTGACGTGGGCAAGGCCGGTGTGGCCATCGACAGTGTCGAGGACATGAAAATCCTGTTCGACGGCATTCCGTTGGATCAGGTCTCGGTCTCGATGACCATGAACGGCGCGGTGATCCCGATCCTGGCGAACTTCATCGTGGCAGGAGAGGAACAGGGGCACGACAAATCGGTTCTGTCCGGCACCATTCAGAACGACATTCTGAAGGAATTCATGGTGCGAAACACCTATATCTACCCGCCCGAGCCCTCGATGCGGATCATCTCGGACATCATCGAGTATACTTCGAACGAGATGCCCAAGTTCAACTCGATCTCGATCTCGGGCTATCACATGCAAGAGGCCGGCGCGAACCTGGTGCAGGAGCTGGCCTATACCCTGGCCGACGGGCGCGAATATGTCCGTGCAGCGACACAGGGCGGGATGGACGTGGACAAGTTCGCAGGCCGGCTGTCGTTCTTCTTTGCCATCGGCATGAACTTTTTCATGGAGATCGCCAAACTGCGCGCCGCGCGCACGCTGTGGCACCGGGTGATGACCGAGTTCGGCGCGAAATCCGAACGGTCAAAAATGCTGCGCACCCACTGCCAGACGTCAGGTGTTTCGTTGCAGGAACAGGACCCTTACAACAACGTGATCCGCACCGCCTATGAGGCGATGAGCGCGGTTCTGGGCGGGACCCAATCGTTGCACACAAATGCGCTGGACGAAGCGATCGCGCTGCCCACCGACTTTTCGGCGCGTATCGCCCGGAACACGCAGCTAGTGTTGCAGGAAGAGACCGGCGTGACCGATGTGGTCGACCCGCTGGCGGGGTCTTATTACATCGAAAGCCTGACCAATGAGCTGATCGAAAAAGCCTGGGCCCTGATGGAAGAGGTCGAGGAAATGGGCGGCATGACCAAGGCCGTGGCCAGCGGCATGCCCAAGCTGCGCATCGAGGAAAGCGCCGCGCGCCGCCAGGCCATGATCGACCGCGGCGAAGAGGTGATCGTCGGGGTCAACAAATATCGCAAGGAACAGGAAGATCCGATCGATATTCTGGACGTCGACAATGTGGCCGTGCGAGAAGCTCAGGTCGCGCGATTGGAACGTATCCGTGCAACCCGTGACGAGGCTGCTTGCCAACAGGCGCTGGACGCTTTGACCAAGGCTGCCCAAGAGGGCGGAAACCTGCTGGCTGCTGCGGTCGAGGCCGCCCGCGCCCGCGCATCCGTAGGAGAGATCAGCATGGCAATGGAAAAGGAATTCGGCCGCCACCGCGCCGAAGTGAAAACCCTGGCCGGCGTTTATGGCGCGGCCTATGAGGGTGATGAAGGCTTTGCCGCGATCCAGAAATCCATCGAGGAATTCGCCGAGGCCGAAGGCCGTCGCCCCCGTCTGCTGGTGGTCAAGATGGGGCAGGACGGTCATGACCGTGGGGCCAAGGTGATTGCCACCGCGTTCGCCGATATCGGGTTTGACGTAGACGTTGGCCCCTTGTTCCAGACCCCGGCCGAGGCCGCGCAGGACGCGGTGGACAATGACGTGCATGTGGTCGGTATTTCCTCGCAGGCGGCAGGGCACAAGACATTGGCTCCGCAAC
- a CDS encoding DUF4174 domain-containing protein — MTRTLAFVFLALIPMSVWAADGTATTDDSFVRPVGDSELSEFLWVNRPIVVFADTPADPRFQQQIDMLLEGEAAMRERDVVVLTDTDPSARSPIRSQLRPRGFQMVFVDKDGVVKLRKPSPWSVREIGRSIDKTPLREREIRDRREGG; from the coding sequence ATGACACGCACGCTTGCCTTTGTTTTCTTGGCACTAATCCCGATGTCTGTCTGGGCGGCGGATGGCACGGCGACGACGGATGACAGTTTTGTCCGCCCGGTGGGTGACAGCGAACTCAGCGAGTTTCTTTGGGTCAACCGACCCATCGTAGTCTTTGCCGACACGCCGGCGGACCCGCGGTTCCAGCAACAGATCGACATGCTGCTCGAAGGCGAAGCCGCAATGCGTGAGCGTGACGTGGTGGTTCTGACCGATACCGACCCATCGGCGCGGTCTCCGATCCGGTCACAGCTGCGCCCGCGCGGGTTCCAGATGGTATTCGTCGACAAGGACGGCGTGGTCAAACTGCGCAAACCTTCTCCGTGGAGCGTGCGCGAGATTGGTCGGTCCATCGACAAGACCCCCCTGCGCGAACGCGAAATCCGCGATCGGCGCGAAGGCGGCTGA
- a CDS encoding acetyl/propionyl/methylcrotonyl-CoA carboxylase subunit alpha — MFNKILIANRGEIACRVIKTARKMGIGTVAIFSDADKNALHVSMADEAIHIGPPPANQSYIVIDKVMDAIRQSGAQAVHPGYGFLSENAKFAEALEAEGVVFVGPPKGAIEAMGDKITSKKIAQEANVSTVPGYMGLIEDADEAVKISNEIGYPVMIKASAGGGGKGMRIAWNDDEAREGFQSSKNEAASSFGDDRIFIEKFVTQPRHIEIQVLCDSHGNGIYLGERECSIQRRNQKVVEEAPSPFLDEATRKAMGEQAVALAKAVGYSSAGTVEFIVDGEKNFYFLEMNTRLQVEHPVTELITGVDLVEQMIRVAAGEKLSITQDDVTLTGWAIENRLYAEDPYRGFLPSIGRLTRYRPPQETAAGPMLANGKWQGDAPEGDVAVRNDTGVYEGGEISMYYDPMIAKLCTWAPTRDQAIEAMRVALDSFEVEGIGHNLPFLSAVMDHPKFISGDMTTAFIAEEYPDGFEGVELAEADLRRIAASCAAMHRVAEIRRTRVSGRMDNHERKVGTDWVVSFGREIQWPVKVNADQDGATIRFDDGQEMRVTGDWTPGDQLAVMTVDDAPLVMKVGKISGGFRIRNRGADLKVQIRTPRQAELARLMPEKLPPDTSKMLLCPMPGLVVKIDVEVGQEVQEGQALCTIEAMKMENILRAEKKGIVAKINAGPGDSLAVDEVIIEFE, encoded by the coding sequence ATGTTCAATAAGATCCTGATCGCCAACCGGGGCGAGATCGCCTGCCGGGTTATCAAGACCGCCCGCAAGATGGGTATAGGCACCGTCGCCATTTTCTCGGACGCGGACAAGAACGCGCTGCATGTGTCGATGGCGGACGAAGCCATCCATATCGGCCCGCCACCTGCAAACCAGTCCTATATCGTGATCGACAAGGTTATGGACGCCATTCGCCAGAGCGGCGCGCAGGCGGTCCATCCCGGTTATGGTTTCCTGTCCGAAAACGCCAAGTTTGCCGAGGCGCTGGAAGCCGAAGGCGTGGTTTTCGTCGGCCCCCCGAAAGGCGCGATCGAGGCGATGGGCGACAAGATCACCTCGAAGAAAATCGCGCAGGAGGCGAATGTGTCGACGGTTCCCGGATATATGGGGCTGATCGAAGACGCCGATGAGGCGGTCAAAATCTCGAACGAGATCGGCTATCCTGTCATGATCAAGGCCAGCGCCGGCGGCGGCGGCAAGGGCATGCGGATCGCGTGGAATGACGACGAGGCGCGCGAGGGCTTTCAGTCGTCAAAGAACGAAGCCGCAAGCTCGTTCGGGGATGATCGGATCTTCATCGAGAAATTCGTGACCCAACCGCGTCACATCGAAATTCAGGTTCTGTGTGACAGCCATGGAAACGGCATCTACCTGGGCGAGCGCGAATGCTCGATCCAGCGCCGGAACCAGAAAGTCGTGGAAGAGGCGCCGTCGCCGTTTCTGGACGAAGCAACACGCAAAGCCATGGGGGAACAGGCCGTGGCCCTGGCCAAGGCCGTGGGCTATTCCAGCGCGGGAACGGTAGAGTTCATCGTTGACGGTGAAAAGAACTTCTATTTCCTGGAAATGAACACGCGTTTGCAGGTGGAACACCCTGTTACCGAACTGATCACCGGCGTTGATCTGGTCGAACAGATGATCCGCGTGGCTGCGGGTGAAAAGTTGTCGATCACGCAGGACGACGTGACACTGACCGGGTGGGCGATCGAAAACCGCCTGTACGCCGAGGATCCGTATCGCGGCTTCCTGCCCTCGATTGGCCGTCTGACCCGGTATCGCCCGCCTCAGGAGACGGCAGCCGGGCCGATGCTGGCCAACGGCAAATGGCAGGGGGATGCGCCCGAAGGCGATGTTGCTGTTCGAAATGACACCGGCGTCTACGAGGGCGGTGAAATCAGCATGTATTACGACCCGATGATTGCCAAATTGTGTACCTGGGCTCCGACCCGTGATCAGGCGATCGAGGCGATGCGCGTGGCGCTGGACAGTTTCGAGGTTGAAGGCATTGGCCACAACCTGCCGTTCCTGTCCGCCGTGATGGATCATCCGAAATTCATCAGCGGCGATATGACCACGGCCTTCATCGCCGAGGAATACCCCGACGGGTTCGAGGGCGTCGAACTGGCCGAGGCAGACCTGCGCCGGATTGCGGCGTCCTGCGCGGCCATGCATCGCGTCGCAGAAATTCGCCGGACCCGCGTGTCGGGTCGGATGGACAATCATGAACGCAAGGTCGGCACCGATTGGGTTGTCTCCTTCGGGCGCGAAATCCAGTGGCCCGTCAAGGTCAACGCGGATCAGGACGGGGCCACGATCAGGTTTGACGACGGTCAGGAAATGCGGGTGACGGGTGATTGGACCCCGGGCGATCAGCTTGCCGTCATGACGGTCGATGACGCGCCGCTGGTTATGAAGGTGGGCAAGATCTCGGGCGGGTTCCGCATCCGTAACCGCGGCGCGGATCTCAAGGTGCAGATACGTACCCCGCGTCAGGCGGAACTGGCGCGGCTGATGCCTGAAAAACTGCCGCCCGACACCTCGAAAATGCTGCTGTGCCCGATGCCCGGCCTGGTCGTGAAGATCGACGTGGAAGTGGGGCAAGAGGTGCAGGAAGGTCAAGCGCTGTGCACCATCGAGGCGATGAAGATGGAAAACATCCTGCGCGCCGAGAAGAAGGGCATCGTTGCCAAGATCAATGCAGGCCCCGGCGACAGCCTCGCCGTGGACGAAGTGATCATCGAGTTCGAGTGA
- a CDS encoding DcaP family trimeric outer membrane transporter, whose product MTKTRKKALLLAASALSVTSTLAFAQDAQTQAELDALRARVEALESASAGPANGDFRIGNTVLDVYGYVKADFFYDFEFDQGDTAFVNVIGEPSAATDGTFGATVRQSRIGLRTTTPSGIGDIGGQLELDLFGSGGTAELRVRHANITIGDNWLIGQTWTNFMPLDTYPTSVEFNGPVGIPFARVPQVRYTNSFGTNTSFAVSIEENVGGSNSDDPVLTASAEYNDGTYIARVSGLYGKVESGNIEVDQTGFTISGSVRPWQGGLFQVNYVNGEALGPYLIGLGDPIVNGQANDVDGYTLEFRQDLSPKWNIGIAYGKEDYDLPTSTGTLSFTELETIHVNAFYKATEDLTLSAEYIYGERNDAPTGRTFDGNRVQLAAQLNF is encoded by the coding sequence ATGACGAAGACTAGAAAAAAGGCACTCCTGCTTGCTGCCTCTGCGCTCAGTGTGACCAGCACGCTTGCTTTTGCCCAGGATGCCCAAACTCAAGCCGAACTTGACGCCTTGCGCGCCCGGGTCGAGGCGCTGGAATCCGCCAGTGCCGGCCCTGCCAACGGTGACTTCCGCATCGGCAACACCGTTCTGGACGTTTACGGATATGTAAAGGCCGACTTCTTCTACGATTTCGAGTTCGATCAGGGCGACACGGCGTTCGTGAATGTCATCGGGGAACCGTCGGCCGCGACCGATGGCACATTTGGTGCCACCGTCCGCCAATCGCGGATCGGTCTGCGCACCACCACCCCAAGCGGTATCGGCGATATCGGCGGACAACTGGAACTGGATCTGTTCGGTTCCGGCGGAACGGCCGAATTGCGTGTACGCCACGCCAATATCACCATCGGTGACAACTGGTTGATCGGACAGACCTGGACCAACTTCATGCCGCTGGACACCTACCCGACCTCGGTGGAATTCAACGGCCCCGTTGGTATCCCTTTCGCACGGGTTCCGCAGGTTCGCTATACCAACTCTTTCGGAACGAACACGTCCTTCGCCGTTTCGATCGAAGAGAATGTCGGCGGTTCGAATTCGGACGATCCGGTTTTGACCGCATCCGCCGAGTACAATGACGGAACATATATTGCGCGTGTGTCCGGCCTTTATGGCAAGGTGGAATCCGGCAATATCGAAGTTGATCAGACCGGGTTCACGATATCCGGCTCGGTTCGCCCATGGCAGGGCGGCCTGTTCCAGGTCAACTACGTGAACGGCGAGGCACTCGGCCCGTACCTGATCGGCCTTGGTGATCCCATCGTGAACGGCCAGGCCAATGACGTGGACGGATACACCCTCGAATTCCGGCAGGATCTGAGCCCGAAATGGAATATTGGCATTGCATACGGCAAAGAAGACTATGACCTGCCGACCTCGACCGGAACCCTGTCGTTCACCGAACTGGAAACGATCCACGTCAACGCATTTTACAAGGCAACCGAGGATCTGACACTTAGCGCCGAGTACATCTATGGCGAACGGAACGACGCGCCGACCGGCAGAACCTTTGACGGAAACCGCGTTCAGCTGGCCGCTCAGTTGAACTTCTGA
- a CDS encoding DUF6497 family protein, whose translation MIRPVRHRTAQAKRTARAIPEGGACLRWVRDRAICLVLCALGVPVFAQTDSSLPVPSGQPVHLSDVLLDNNPGELWVRFRFVAPKIGASVGRIGYDVASKDMEHLCQVLAVPYVALHELQPSRVVISLSDRPVEFGDTAPDATQYFEAYRLEQSRCIWEGL comes from the coding sequence ATGATCCGACCCGTCAGACATAGAACCGCGCAGGCCAAAAGGACTGCGCGCGCGATCCCGGAAGGAGGAGCCTGCCTTCGGTGGGTCCGGGATCGTGCCATATGTCTGGTGTTGTGTGCGCTCGGCGTTCCTGTTTTTGCCCAGACAGACAGTTCATTGCCGGTGCCGTCCGGTCAGCCGGTGCATCTGAGCGATGTCCTGCTGGACAACAACCCCGGTGAGCTTTGGGTGCGCTTTCGATTTGTCGCCCCGAAGATCGGAGCGTCAGTGGGACGGATCGGCTATGACGTGGCGTCCAAGGATATGGAGCATCTGTGCCAGGTTCTAGCCGTTCCTTATGTGGCTCTACACGAATTGCAGCCATCCAGAGTTGTCATTTCCCTGTCTGATCGCCCGGTGGAATTTGGCGACACCGCTCCGGACGCGACACAGTATTTTGAAGCCTACCGGCTGGAGCAGTCCCGGTGTATCTGGGAAGGGCTTTGA
- a CDS encoding acyl-CoA carboxylase subunit beta, whose amino-acid sequence MKDILSELENRRNDARLGGGQRRIDAQHARGKLTARERIELLLDEGSFEEFDMFVSHRCTEFGMENQKPAGDGVVTGWGTINGRMVYVFSQDFTVFGGSLSETHAQKICKIMDMAVQNGAPIVGINDSGGARIQEGVASLAGYAEVFQRNITASGVVPQISVIMGPCAGGAVYSPAMTDFIFMVKDTSYMFVTGPDVVKTVTNEVVTAEELGGASTHTKKSSVADAAFENDVEALAEVRRLVDFLPLNNREKPPVRPFFDDPHRIEDSLDTLVPDNPNTPYDMKELITKIADEGDFYEIQEDFAKNIITGFIRLEGQTVGVVANQPMVLAGCLDIDSSRKAARFVRFCDCFEIPILTLVDVPGFLPGTQQEYSGVIKHGAKLLYAYGEATVPKVTVITRKAYGGAYVVMASKHLRGDFNYAWPTAEIAVMGAKGATEIIHRADLHDAEKTAQHVADYEDRFANPFVAAERGFVDEVIMPHSTRRRVSRAFASLRGKQLKNPWKKHDNIPL is encoded by the coding sequence ATGAAAGACATCCTTTCCGAGTTGGAAAACCGCCGCAACGACGCACGACTGGGCGGCGGGCAGAGGCGGATTGATGCCCAGCATGCGCGCGGAAAGCTGACGGCGCGAGAGCGGATCGAGTTGCTGCTGGATGAGGGCAGCTTTGAAGAATTCGACATGTTCGTCAGTCATCGATGCACCGAATTCGGAATGGAAAATCAAAAACCTGCGGGTGATGGTGTTGTCACCGGCTGGGGCACCATCAACGGCCGCATGGTCTATGTGTTCAGCCAGGACTTTACGGTCTTTGGTGGGTCGCTGTCCGAGACGCATGCCCAGAAAATCTGCAAGATCATGGATATGGCAGTGCAAAACGGAGCACCGATTGTCGGAATCAACGACTCGGGCGGTGCACGAATCCAGGAAGGCGTGGCTTCGCTGGCCGGCTATGCCGAAGTGTTTCAGCGCAACATCACGGCCTCGGGTGTGGTTCCGCAGATCAGCGTAATCATGGGCCCATGCGCTGGCGGAGCGGTTTACAGCCCCGCGATGACTGACTTCATTTTTATGGTCAAAGACACGTCTTACATGTTCGTGACGGGCCCCGACGTGGTCAAAACGGTTACCAACGAGGTTGTAACGGCCGAAGAACTGGGTGGCGCCTCGACCCACACCAAGAAATCCTCGGTCGCCGACGCCGCGTTCGAAAACGATGTGGAAGCATTGGCAGAAGTGCGCCGTCTGGTGGACTTCCTGCCGCTCAACAACCGCGAGAAACCTCCGGTGCGTCCGTTCTTTGATGACCCTCACCGGATCGAGGATTCGCTGGACACTCTGGTTCCGGACAATCCAAACACGCCCTATGACATGAAGGAACTCATCACAAAAATAGCCGATGAAGGCGATTTCTACGAAATTCAGGAAGATTTCGCCAAGAACATCATCACCGGCTTTATTCGGCTGGAAGGTCAGACCGTTGGTGTCGTGGCGAACCAACCGATGGTTTTGGCGGGATGTTTGGATATTGACAGTTCACGCAAGGCGGCGCGGTTCGTGCGGTTCTGCGACTGTTTCGAAATTCCGATCCTGACGCTTGTCGATGTTCCGGGCTTTCTGCCGGGCACACAGCAGGAATATAGCGGCGTGATCAAGCACGGCGCAAAGCTGCTTTATGCATATGGCGAGGCGACCGTGCCCAAGGTCACGGTGATCACGCGCAAGGCGTATGGCGGTGCCTATGTTGTTATGGCGTCCAAACATCTGCGCGGCGATTTCAACTATGCCTGGCCGACAGCCGAAATCGCGGTGATGGGTGCCAAGGGTGCAACCGAGATTATTCATCGGGCAGATCTGCATGATGCGGAAAAGACCGCACAGCATGTCGCCGATTACGAAGATCGGTTTGCAAACCCCTTTGTCGCGGCCGAACGCGGTTTCGTCGACGAGGTGATCATGCCGCATTCGACCCGCCGGCGCGTGTCCAGAGCCTTTGCCAGTTTGCGCGGCAAACAGCTGAAGAACCCTTGGAAAAAGCACGACAATATTCCGCTTTGA
- a CDS encoding multidrug effflux MFS transporter, whose amino-acid sequence MQFSSRAVRRTPPTLATLVLLAGLSALSMNLFLPSLPNMAAYFGADYKVMQLSIALYLLVNAVLQILIGPLADKAGRRPVLLWGIGLFLLATLGCIYAPNVEIFLAFRMCQAVVVVGMVLSRAAVRDMYDQDQAASMIGYVTMGMAVVPMIGPAIGGLLEESFGWKANFWLPFALGALTLALTFADFGETSAKSGKTLVQQFKEYPELLTSPRFWGYSLSCALSSGTFFAYLGGAPFIGTELFGLSAAQVGIYFGAPAVGYFVGNFLSGRFSVQIGINRMVLWGSLLNALGVALSASLFLTGLGTALSFFSLMTFVGVGNGMAIPNATSGALSVRPHLAATASGLSGAIMLGGGAGLSALAGTLLTRETGAMPLLWLMLTSAVLAIFAIGSVIRRERQLGL is encoded by the coding sequence ATGCAGTTCAGCTCTCGCGCGGTTCGCCGCACACCACCCACATTGGCGACACTTGTATTGCTCGCGGGCTTGTCTGCGCTGAGCATGAACCTGTTTCTGCCGAGCCTGCCGAACATGGCCGCGTATTTTGGCGCCGATTACAAGGTCATGCAGCTGTCGATCGCGCTGTATCTTCTAGTCAATGCCGTTCTGCAAATCCTGATTGGTCCGCTCGCAGACAAAGCAGGTCGCAGGCCTGTTCTGCTGTGGGGGATCGGCTTGTTCCTGCTGGCCACCCTTGGATGCATCTATGCGCCCAACGTTGAAATCTTTCTTGCGTTCAGAATGTGCCAGGCGGTCGTGGTTGTCGGCATGGTTCTCAGCCGGGCCGCGGTAAGGGATATGTACGATCAGGATCAGGCGGCATCGATGATCGGTTACGTGACAATGGGTATGGCCGTGGTCCCGATGATCGGCCCGGCGATCGGCGGCTTGCTGGAGGAAAGCTTTGGCTGGAAAGCGAATTTCTGGCTGCCTTTCGCCCTGGGCGCCTTGACGCTTGCCTTGACCTTCGCGGATTTTGGCGAAACGTCAGCCAAAAGCGGCAAGACCCTTGTTCAGCAGTTCAAGGAATACCCTGAACTTCTGACCTCGCCACGGTTCTGGGGCTATTCACTGTCCTGCGCGTTGTCTTCGGGCACATTCTTTGCCTATCTCGGTGGCGCGCCCTTTATTGGAACCGAGCTGTTCGGACTAAGCGCGGCACAGGTCGGCATATATTTCGGCGCCCCCGCAGTGGGCTATTTTGTTGGCAACTTTCTGAGCGGTCGCTTTTCCGTACAGATTGGCATCAACCGGATGGTGCTGTGGGGCAGCCTGCTGAACGCCTTGGGCGTTGCGCTTTCGGCATCCTTGTTCCTCACAGGTCTGGGCACCGCACTCAGCTTTTTCAGCTTGATGACCTTTGTGGGCGTCGGAAACGGCATGGCCATTCCCAATGCCACCTCCGGCGCATTGTCCGTTCGTCCGCATCTTGCCGCAACTGCCTCAGGGCTGAGCGGCGCAATCATGCTGGGCGGCGGCGCGGGCCTGAGCGCGTTGGCAGGCACCCTGCTGACCCGGGAAACCGGCGCCATGCCCTTGCTCTGGCTGATGCTGACCTCCGCAGTTCTGGCGATTTTCGCAATTGGATCCGTCATTCGGCGAGAGCGTCAATTGGGGCTGTAA
- a CDS encoding short-chain fatty acyl-CoA regulator family protein: MATQKLYAGAKLREMRTRLALTQREFAAKLGVSLPYLNQMENNNRPISTTVVLALAQEFGMDVTELSTGDSERLVSDMREALADPVFADILPPLADLRLTASNAPALARAFIELHKTYRQTHERLASLDEALGREDARMQASPWEEVRDFFHYCDNYIDAVDRAAELFANRAENPGSIRQAALNSLTERGIQVMFSDIAPLRTYDAESKILRLSSRSTPQTQVFQLLLQVALISQDKLLEATLDFAKFQSEEARSIAKIGLANYFAGASLMPYSAFLTAAQEERHDLELLSNRFGASIEQVAHRLSTLQRPGAKGIPFFFVRVDQAGTITKRHSATRLQFARFGGACPLWNVHRAFETPGHFLRQLAETPDGVRYISLARDVSKSGGSFGAPVRRYAIALGCEVRHAPALVYADNLDINNASAYEPIGISCRICERQNCHQRSVPPLERRLSIDTHTRGTLPYEVT, from the coding sequence ATGGCCACCCAAAAGCTCTATGCCGGCGCGAAACTGCGTGAAATGCGCACGCGACTGGCCCTGACACAACGCGAATTCGCTGCGAAACTGGGTGTTTCACTCCCATACCTGAACCAGATGGAGAACAACAACCGGCCGATCTCGACTACGGTTGTGTTGGCTCTGGCACAAGAATTCGGCATGGATGTCACCGAGCTCAGCACCGGCGACAGCGAGCGACTGGTGTCGGACATGCGCGAAGCTTTGGCCGACCCGGTTTTTGCGGATATTCTGCCGCCACTTGCCGATTTACGCCTGACGGCATCAAACGCGCCGGCATTGGCCCGCGCATTTATCGAGTTGCACAAAACCTACCGGCAAACGCATGAACGCCTCGCCTCACTGGACGAAGCCCTGGGGCGAGAAGACGCCCGAATGCAGGCCAGCCCCTGGGAAGAGGTGCGGGACTTCTTCCATTATTGCGACAACTACATCGACGCCGTGGACCGGGCGGCAGAGCTGTTCGCCAATCGCGCGGAAAACCCGGGCAGTATCCGGCAGGCGGCTTTGAACAGCCTGACTGAGCGTGGCATTCAAGTGATGTTCTCTGACATCGCCCCTTTGCGCACCTATGACGCCGAAAGCAAAATCCTGCGCCTTTCCTCCCGCTCGACCCCGCAAACGCAAGTGTTTCAACTGCTGTTGCAGGTCGCATTGATCAGTCAGGACAAACTGCTGGAAGCGACACTGGATTTTGCCAAGTTCCAAAGCGAAGAGGCGCGGTCCATCGCCAAGATCGGCCTTGCCAATTATTTCGCCGGCGCTTCCTTGATGCCTTATTCCGCATTCCTGACCGCCGCTCAGGAAGAGCGCCACGATCTGGAGCTGCTCAGCAACCGGTTTGGCGCATCGATTGAGCAGGTTGCGCATAGACTGTCGACGCTGCAACGCCCGGGTGCAAAAGGTATCCCGTTCTTTTTTGTCCGCGTGGATCAGGCCGGAACGATCACGAAACGGCACTCGGCCACGCGTCTGCAATTTGCACGGTTCGGTGGCGCCTGCCCCCTTTGGAACGTGCATCGGGCCTTTGAAACGCCGGGCCATTTCCTTCGGCAACTGGCAGAAACGCCGGATGGTGTGCGTTACATCTCGCTGGCTCGGGATGTGTCGAAATCAGGTGGTTCATTCGGCGCACCGGTCAGGCGGTACGCAATTGCGCTGGGGTGCGAGGTGCGCCACGCCCCGGCGCTCGTGTATGCCGACAACCTCGACATAAACAACGCCAGCGCTTACGAGCCCATCGGCATTTCCTGCCGCATCTGCGAGCGGCAAAACTGCCATCAGCGTTCAGTCCCGCCGCTGGAACGCCGTCTCAGCATCGACACCCATACGCGCGGCACCCTGCCCTACGAAGTCACCTGA
- a CDS encoding YdcH family protein, with protein MSHTPHELAEEFPDKVELMSQLKQTDAHFARLADEYHEVNRVVHRAETNVEPMEDLAEVDLRKKRAALKDEIWAILSKA; from the coding sequence ATGTCCCACACCCCGCATGAACTGGCCGAAGAGTTTCCGGACAAGGTTGAACTGATGAGCCAGCTCAAGCAAACGGACGCGCATTTTGCCCGTCTGGCTGATGAGTATCACGAGGTCAATCGCGTTGTGCATCGGGCCGAAACCAACGTCGAACCCATGGAAGACCTGGCCGAAGTTGATTTGCGCAAGAAACGGGCAGCGCTGAAAGACGAAATCTGGGCGATTTTGTCCAAGGCCTGA